caaattacatgattttcaagaaaagagtcagaattccctgatCCTCCAGATCTGCTGGAGCCCTGATTTTCAGAGTAGCTGTTTAGATCAATTTCACGCCCACTCATTTTTTCTATCATAGGAATCTTAAGATAATGTTTACCCTACCCAGTCTAGTCACTCCTTCCTCCTGAAGCCCaaactcataatcaaatttcaactGTATAATTCCCTGTTGTTGTATAAGGTATGGGCCACACGagcatattttttttcacatttgatattttcgcCCGATTATTTACGTCGGCGATCGTATCGCCCGCAAATTCGCTCGTGTGCCCGCACTCGGGCGAATTCCGCCGAGCGATCCATTTCTATCAACCAATCGGACACATTGTTGACATCACGTGATCTATTAACCGTCACCCATTAAACGGCGTCAgaattttggtttaatcgctaCACGTGAGCCCGCTCTTATCGGGCGTATAAATTCGCCGACGAATTCGTCGCGATTGGACAAAAAAATACGCTCGTGTGCACGTAGCTTAAAACATGGCCAATTTTGCTCCGACGGAACAAACTTTAGCGTGTCTCCTAATTGTTGTTTTGACTCTTACCTTTACTTGGACGTTAAAGCATATTTTTTCCGGAGCAATTTTACCATTTAATCGAGCTATTTTCTCGACGATAAGTTGCGCCTCTTCGCACCGGCCTTCCGAGATCAGCCACCGCGGCGATTCAGGAATTATCCTGCAAGCATCGAATTTATATAAGCTTAAAATGGTTTGGATTTTATAAAAGAATTTAACAAGCTAACCATCGATGGAACACTGTGTATCGAGATTTTGAGGATTGGACATCCTACTtctggcagggattcgaacctgatgacatcgctacactcagccatgGCCCAAAACCCAgctgccttgcaactagttgtctccaatcgcagtgtcgatgtgcgctaggctttagttactaatatttcactatgtttgactggtgctgccatctttcaagagagattagtaattactaattaaatcaatacaccgcagtgtggtgtactagcaaaatcaatcactgattcgtacaccacactgcggtgtagacacactgaaagggttaaggggTTGTGGAATCGGAGAAACTTACCACCAGTAGACGAGTAACAGAATGAATGGAATGGAAATGCTGAGTTGTAACATGATGTGATTCCTGACGAAATACGCGATTCCCGGTAACAACATGAATCCACATGCGAAATAACCCTGCACGAATATACCCATCCCCATACGATACTTCGGACCCATCATCTCCATCACTAAAATaacacagaaaataaaaacatggTCAGAGCATTAGAAGTACgatagcccccccccccccatacaTTCTAGAGACTGTAGGTAATAGTAGAGGTTCACACAGACGTGGAGAGTAGATGATACAATTAAAACCCACTCTTTACGAAGTTATACGTTAAAAacgaaattcattaactaaatcaaaagtAAAAGAGACTATTGGTAATAGTAGAATAATCCAGTTCACCCAGATGCAGAATTTAAAgcatttaaaatgaaatttatcaatcaaATCAGAAGTTAAAGAGACTATTGGTAATAATAGAATATCTCGGTTCACTCAGACGTGGAGAATAGATTAAACCaactatatttatatataaatttgaaacattagaaatgaaatttataaacCAAATCAGAAGTTAAAGAGACTATTGGTAATGGTAAAACAGTCTGGTTCACTCACACGTGTGGAATAGAttatatatacaaatttaaagcatttaaaatgaaatttataaacCAAATCAAAAGTTAGAGACTATTGGTAATCGTAGAATAGTTTTGGAATTTTGATGTAAAtaaagtatgaaaataaattcgaaaattttttcgaaaaaaaacagACTTTACCGAACACGAATGAGGTCGTGAACGCTCCTGCGGCGGCGGTTCCAACAATGAATCGTAGAATTACGTACGTCGTATAGTTCGGAGCAAACGCGGCCGACACTGCCGTTATCGATTCCAACAATAAGGCCAAAACCATCGTTTTATGACGACCaaatctataaatagaaaataataaggAATTTCTACCAAGGAGAAATAATTTCACCCTATTTCCGcctcaatataatttcttaattttcttacatctcaatttcattaatttcataatcACTAATAtctcaatttcattatttcttaAATTACTTATAtctcaatttcattatttcttaAATTACTTATAtctcaatttcattatttcttaAATTACTTATAtctcaatttcattatttcttaATTAACTTATAtctcaatttcattatttcataatcacTAATAtctcaatttcattatttcttaAATTACTTATAtctcaatttcattatttcttaAATTACTTATAtctcaatttcattatttcttaAATTACTTATAtctcaatttcattatttcttaATTAACTTATAtctcaatttcattatttcataatcacTAATAtctcaatttcattatttctttaattacttatatctcaatttcattatttctttaattacttatatctcaatttcattatttcttaaataacttatatctcaatttcattatttcttaatttacTTATAtctcaatttcattatttcttaatttacTTATATCTCAATGtcattatttcataatcacTAATAtctcaatttcattatttctttaattactTATATCTCAATTTCATTTAGTTGTTAATTATCAATATCCGTGAGTGTTGGAGGGAAAAGTAATCCACACCATCAATTAAGTTTGATGGGAGTTAAACATTAGTTGTCAGACTCCTGCAGCTAAATACACTCAATCAATTCGTCTCTCTGTAAAAGGGGGGATCCGAAGGAGGTCACCACTTCATCGACTAACTACATATTGTTTCCAAGAACATCATACAATAAGTGGTTCATAACAGACAAAACTTTTTAactattatcaaaagtatgaaaatagaataaaaacaAGAAGTCAAAAAGTTTTCTCTGCACGCAATGACCTCATAAAATTTATCTTGGGATTTTTGTTGTACGACACAATACGTGAGACGACAggtgaaatcagttcattctatatcagatatttcaaatctatatcagatatttcaaatctatatcagatatttcaaatctatatcagatatttcaaatctatATCAGATATTGCAAATCTATACacgataatttcaaatctatacacgataatttcaaatctaaatACAGGGACGTCACATGAGTAGTTCGCATCCGATGTATTGTCCATCATATTGTCCATGAGGTCatagctgtggaactgggttcacagtcaaatttaaccaacacaactgtggaactggatccagttttatCAAAGGTGGAATTTTTCTACGTGAGTGGAACCTGATTATAACGCTACCTCAGCTcagaaataacaatttatcagttttaatacaTTCGTGAATTCAGTCCCAAATCTCAATGATTTTGGAAATTAACAGGGAACTACAGTTAAATGAAGATCGCCGTAATCAGTTTCACTGTACAACATTATACATATGAGAGACTGTTCATGCATACCGTGGCACTTAAGGTAGGGGCACACGAGCGTATTTTTTCGCCCGATCGCGGCAAATTTATAAATCGCCAACTCGATCGCCCGGCGAATCGCccgtatcaaacatgtttgatattttcggcCAATTATTAACGCCGGCGATCGGATCGCCCGCAAATTTGCTCGTCTGCCCGCACTCAGCGAATTTCGCCGagcgatccatttttatcaaccaataggatgcattgttgatatcatgtgattcgttaactctctccctcttagTGCCAGTCGCTGACCGAATATCGGTTTGGTCGCTATGTGTGCCCGCTCTTATCAGGCGTATAATTTCGTCGACGAATTCGCTGGCGAATTTAATCGTCGCGATCGGGCGAAAAAATACGCTCGTGTGTCCCTAGCTTTACAAACTATTCCTTAATGCGGAGCTTAAAAAgtttataaccatggtttacCTGTCTGATACAGCTCCAAACCCGATACACCCGGTCATAAAACCAGCCATATAAATTGTTTGTATGAGTGGCTCCATCCAGTCGTATTTACATATCGTACCGaactataaaaaaaaatattcaaagaaaataaaacaacacTGTAACGTTTTATAGACAGGGGGAAGGGGGCTGTCTCTTAGCCCCCCTCGGGTAGAGCAGCCATGTCAAAGGCCTCTATCGGGGTGAcgccctggggccagttgcacagtcatgacttaacTCCAAAAGAGGAATCAAAAgaggactggtcttaagtcattagattggctatagactTTATACggtctaagactggtcttaggaaagttgttagattggctataagaactgaaatgagctgagactggtcttaagttgttagattggctataagaactgaaatgagctgagactggtcttaagtcattagattggctataagaactgaaatgagctgagactggtcttaagtcattagattggctatagaacttatacggtctaagactggtcttaggaaagttgttagattggctataagaactgaaatgagctgagactggtcttaagtcattagattggctatagaacttatacggtctaagactggtcttaggaaagttgttagattggctataagaactgaaatgagctgagactggtcttaagtcattagattggctatagaacttatacggtctaagactggtcttaggaaagttgttagattggctataagaactgaaatgagcttagactggtcttaagttgttagattggctataacACTACGTTAGTTGGTCTTAGGCTGagcttaagtctaagccatgactatgcaactggcaccaggggccggttgcatagtcatggcttagacttaagacccgtctaagaccaacttagttctatagccaatctaacaacttaagaccagtcttaagtttCAAGaacacttttggacttaagtcacgactgtgcaactggcaccTGGTTTTAACTATCTCTGTCCTGATGAAACGGGTAACCTCGATAGGAATCCGAACCTCCTAAATCTGTCCCTCTGTACTTCATGAAAGATACTTTAATATGTAATTCAATGTATTCTGCATCTatgcagtgttttcaataagagccaggtcccaaGTCCTGACCCGcctgttttttcaaaccagcctTCGTTTCAGGGACTGTGACGTATTATGGGACCCTACCGTTTTCCAAAGGGACCCGGcttgtttatttcttattaCTTCTTTGATACAGAGATCTGGACCCCCAGACCACACCCTTCTGCCGCTCCATATTTCACGAGAGATACATCAATTATGTATCTAATATATTCAGTATCTCCGCAGCCCCTGTAAGTCAACATGTCAAGTGAACACAGCTTGTATCGCTAACAATAACGAATCTTGTCTTTCTAGGTATTTGTGATCACAATGTTGAATCTGTCTTTCTACATATTTGTTTTAGCGCACAACGACATAATGACAAAAAGGCAGCTGCGAACCATACAGCTAGACATGGGTTGGGAACAGCGTATCAAATAATAGTTAATTACACATAGCATAATACCcctggtatatatatatacagtagGATCATTTTGTCTTCAATAACCCGATATATTTACCACTATAATTTAACACTAGGTCAAGTGAAGCTGAACAGAGTGTAGGCAGAGGGGGGTCTGAACAGGATAACTCCATTAACTGAAGAATTAACAATCATAACAGGTCCCTAGatgttcatttttttactgaaaatttgcAGTCATTTGAGTGTTCATTGACTGCTAGTTGATAATGGGAAACCCGGGTGAGGGATCTCTCCAACACCTCTTACAGTTCGGAGAATCTGAAATTCTCTAATTAGATTcaaagatatcctcagtgaaggctgtttcttatcaagaggttcattgtgtcactcatcaccagcaagaacaacaagacaccaaaaattcaaattccctgattaaattataagatatcctcagtgagggctgtttcttatcaataggttccttgtgtcatctcatcaccagcaagaacaacacgacaccaaaaattcagattccctgattgaattatgaaatatccTCAGTGgaggctgtttcttatcaaaagGTCCCATATGCCACCAACCAGTCAGAACAACAAGCAGGACTGCCAACCACCGAAAAGTGCTATCAggaacaaattgattttttttcagtaacatttcattgaaatatggaagaaaatgttcaaattaatcagtaatcaacagtaagaccctcagtaacatctttcatatttctgttcaaattaatcagtaatcaacagtaagaccctcagtaacatctttcatatttctgttcaaattaatcagtaatcaacagtaagaccctcagtaacatctttcatatttctgtttaaattaatcagtaatcaacagtaagaccctcagttacatctttcatatttctgttcaaattaatcagtaatcaacagtaagaccctcagtaacatctttcatatttctgttcaaattaatcagtaatcaacagtaagaccctcagtaacatctttcatatttctgtttaaattaatcagtaatcaacagtaagaccctcagtaacatctttcatatttcagttcaaattaaacagttatcaacggtaagaccctcagtaacatctttcatatttctgttcaaattaatcagtaatcgacggtaagaccctcagtaacatctttcatatttctgttcaaattaatcagtaatcgacagtaagaccctcagtaacatctttcatatttctgtacgcatcaaacaaataaaatcagtatttcttttcataaatagtaacaaatactgaaaatcagaaacagttggcagctctgaacaaaaatactgaaaatcagtgaCAGTTGGTAGCTCTGAACAAGACTCCTtaacttttccctgattttcaaaaagagttgcctgatctgtaagaaccccaTTTAACTACAGGGGCAGATATCTACGCCGCTATTTGGAAATTAGATATCAGTTTTATCTGACACTATCaatcatattttcaattttggggTCAGCGATCATGAAGGCAATGACCTTGTACATTAGCAGTTTCACAACAAACAGTAACTAATATTCCTTCATAACAATTCTGATGTCTACTGTGTTTATGTAACTGTGAAGGCTGATGCACTTTTCAGAACCCGTTGCCAAAGTATAAATGACATAAACTTCATTAACTTCATGACTACTAATCATAACTTGTCAATCATAAATCTATTCTCAGCACTAGGCCCCTCCCTCACGAGCACTAAGCTCAGTACAACAAAAAGAATTGTGAATGTAAAATTATTAAGTGCGTTGTGATTTTTTCACGTGGTTTTTCCCCCTCCATAACCACCCCCCTCGCCCCCCTCCCCCGAAACCTGCGGCTGTTTGTTCTAAAGTCAGTTCAACTTTTACCCCATCCCCCCTTGCTGGAGCTGAGGCCAGTTACATTTAACTTTGACCTCTCAGTCTTAGTTGTTGAACCCCCCCCCCACTTTAACTCAGACATTGAGATATTATCAAATAAGAACCCACTGTACACAGAACACATACACATATTTAAGGCATTAAAGACAGTTAATAGCACCAAAAAGAAGGCCACATAGCATAAGAAAATGCTGGCTAGATGTTGATGTGCAAATAGACGAGCTTCTGCCTGGCTGAGATGCGTGTTTATGTAAAAAGACATCTCAAAACCACCTTGTTCCGTGACTATTACGATAAGATTTTCCCACAGGGGGCGCATTTGAACTGTAAATAATAGGATCATAGCATCATAAaggaacaatttatcattattatcatcattgtgTAAGATGTTTTTATGTCACCAGATAAAATAACTGAACTGAAAAAGACACAAGGTGTTCGACATTTTGGGCTCAgaagattttaattttctacCTTTCATTACTCATTGGTAGGAGCGAGGTGGccgagtggttagagcgttcggTCTGGGAcgccaggtcgtgggttcgaaccccgtacattgccgtaatgtcctcgggcaagacacttgaTCCTCATTGTCTCTCTCCACCcgggagtaaatgggtacctgtgactcctgagcgcttgttagcagctcggtgttacttttccccagggagagatgactgatacatgttagagtataaaattggccggggtaataatactgaaaatgtaaagcgctctgagctgcctggctggatttagcgctatataagacacatattattattatcattattatatcattattattattattattattattattgaattatatattcaaaGGTCATTTTACTGGAACTACTGTACTTACCTCACTACGCATGGTAGATGTGTATTGCGACTGGTCAAAAGTCCATTTCGAACATTTTCTCACGATCGTTCGCTCGGTTTCGAGAATTTCGGACAGCGCCTGAAATCGGTCGCTAGCGTTTGTAACGTCGTAACCGCCGGCGACGGTATCGTTCAACAATGCCGCGACTATCGCGCTGTAGTTACGCTCGTACACGTGACACGAATCGTACTGTACAGCTTTGTCACCGGTGCCGCCATCTTTTAACGGAATGGCgagacgtttttggtcggcgGCCGATAAGTTCTGTATTTCTGGCACGTAACACCAGTGATCCTGAGCGCCACCTATGAACACGTGCGCTAGATTCTGCAATCCGGTCTGAATTCCGACGAGACCGAACAGAAGATATAACAGTATCTGGTATCGTCCACAGTCGCCGATTCTTATCAACACGTcgtcaaaattcattttcgacgTCATGGCGATGAGCGAGCGCGCGGGTCGCGATAAGGTTCGAAaccaaaatctgaaaaatcatcaaaaccaAAACTTGATTATATGAAACAGTGAAAGTATTTGATTGAGTAAATTCCCCAGGGGGCGCTGCATTTGCTCAAAAGATGGTTACAGTGAACCAgtagatagttgacatagtgataattaaaagttcattgttactatggtatttatccgctggTTATATTTGAGcaacttttgaacaactgcAGCTCCAGGGTCTAACCAAAtatttgtaatataaattattgagataagGGCCACATTCAGCAGCCTTCATTCACTTTTGACGGAATTCCCAGAATTTCAAACTAAATTGTTCCATTCAAATTGCCCCCTTTTGAGGTTTCTTTCTTCCAACAAAATGTACCTTAAATAAATGTAGCAGTTAAATATTGTGGGACTAATATAAGTACCGTATGAATGGTCCAACTTGACCGCACTTTCGCTCAACGAACAGAGTGGTCCGGTAACCCAAAACTCAACAGACACCAGCTAACAGATTGGAAATCTTTACTACAAGcaactaatttcaaataaaagtcAATAACAAAGTCCATTTTCCATGGATAGAATTTAGTTTACTTTGGATGCGGGCCAAACAGTTTTACATGGAATATTGATAAAAGGTGAGGTGTTTTTTCTATATAAAACATGTGACAGGTGGAAGGGCAGCTCCGATAGGAAACTCTTATATCACATAGGTTTAAAGGTAAAGGTAAATGACTTCTTTTGGTTCCGTAGATTATGTAAGAATTATACAGACTTTGTACATCCTTAAACATTGGGATCCAGTCCAACATAAGTCAGTTTGAACTAAATTCCACCGTTCCACTATTccagacccagttccacagttaagaacccagttccacagttctggaccaagttccacagttctggacccagttccacagttctggacccagttccacagttctggacccagttccacagttctggaccgagttccacagttctggacccagttccacagttctggactcagttccacagttctggacccagttccacagttctggacccagttccacagttctggacccagttccacagttctggactcagttccacagttctggacccagtcccacagttctggactcagttccacagttcagaacccagttccacagttctggactcagttccacagttctggacccagttccacagttctggacccagttccacagttctggacccagttccacagttctggacccagttccacagttctggacccagttccacagttctggactcagttccacagttctggacccagttccacagttctggacccagttccacagttctggacccagttccacagttctggacccagttccacagttctggactcagttccacagttctggacccagtcccacagttctggactcagttccacagttcagaacccagttccacagttctggactcagttccacagttctggacccagttccacagttctggacccagttccacagttctggacccagttccacagttctggacccagttccacagttctggacccagttccacagttctggacccagttccacagttctggacccagttccacagttctggacccagttccacagttctggactcagttccacagttatgcaTATCCCCTATGGTGAACTCAACTGACGGAACAACGGACAGCGAGTCAAAAGTCAAAGAGTgcacattatcattatatttctCCATTCATAAGCTATCATAactatatcaatatttttagatata
This genomic interval from Tubulanus polymorphus chromosome 8, tnTubPoly1.2, whole genome shotgun sequence contains the following:
- the LOC141909609 gene encoding organic cation transporter protein-like, which translates into the protein MNFDDVLIRIGDCGRYQILLYLLFGLVGIQTGLQNLAHVFIGGAQDHWCYVPEIQNLSAADQKRLAIPLKDGGTGDKAVQYDSCHVYERNYSAIVAALLNDTVAGGYDVTNASDRFQALSEILETERTIVRKCSKWTFDQSQYTSTMRSEFGTICKYDWMEPLIQTIYMAGFMTGCIGFGAVSDRFGRHKTMVLALLLESITAVSAAFAPNYTTYVILRFIVGTAAAGAFTTSFVFVMEMMGPKYRMGMGIFVQGYFACGFMLLPGIAYFVRNHIMLQLSISIPFILLLVYWWIIPESPRWLISEGRCEEAQLIVEKIARLNGKIAPEKICFNVQVKVQEGPMPNVIDLVRTPNMRKKSLNIFFNWFVNSLIYYGLALSSEEMGGNIYLSIFISGAVEIPSYVLTCFVLNRIGRQRTLVFMMLLGGVACLCCAPLIKNEKLLPLLLTLANIGKFGISASFSIIYVYSAEVFPTVIRNVGVGTGSMHARIGGLIAPQIASLSKYWNPLPSIIFGSTAIAAGLLALLLPETLNQVLPETLEDGETFGKSSPKQKRKKETVSLMLMENGILRETGINEKTPASSEDFLLN